A stretch of Rhizobium sp. TH2 DNA encodes these proteins:
- a CDS encoding ABC transporter permease encodes MNDIIIAILRSGTPLIYVTLAGVIAQRAGVWNLGLEGIMIIGACATILGIMLTGSFAVAILIAILFCVLASVLLWFVIEKLKANPIIAGLGLTGLGIGGTALAVQSIYGSQASVNAPFGVPKLGPMFGAYGVLSIFVLLMPFVVFGMWVLLRRTRFGLQLAACGEHPFAARSIGANPSRMRLVALALGGVLCAIGGAELAGGSLQFFAQGMTSGRGFMAFAAVIFGAAHPIGATLAALFFAVVGALGIRAQLTFGGKVPHDLLQSLPYLATIFGVWLSGKLRGGAKAAAGFAELRDQ; translated from the coding sequence ATGAACGATATCATCATCGCCATCCTGCGCTCCGGCACGCCGCTCATCTATGTCACGCTCGCGGGCGTGATCGCGCAGCGGGCCGGCGTCTGGAACCTCGGCCTCGAAGGGATCATGATCATCGGCGCCTGCGCGACGATCCTCGGCATCATGCTCACGGGTTCATTCGCGGTCGCAATCCTGATCGCTATCTTGTTCTGCGTGCTCGCCTCGGTGCTGCTGTGGTTCGTGATCGAGAAGCTCAAGGCCAATCCGATCATTGCCGGGCTCGGATTGACCGGGCTCGGCATCGGCGGCACGGCACTTGCCGTCCAGTCGATCTATGGCAGCCAGGCCTCTGTCAATGCGCCTTTCGGCGTGCCGAAGCTGGGGCCGATGTTCGGCGCCTATGGCGTACTGTCGATCTTCGTGCTGCTGATGCCCTTCGTCGTCTTCGGCATGTGGGTGCTTCTGCGCCGCACCCGGTTCGGCCTCCAGCTCGCGGCCTGCGGCGAGCACCCCTTCGCGGCCCGCAGCATCGGCGCCAATCCGTCACGCATGCGGTTGGTGGCGCTTGCCCTCGGCGGTGTGCTCTGCGCGATCGGCGGGGCCGAGCTTGCCGGCGGCAGCCTGCAATTCTTCGCCCAGGGTATGACCTCCGGCCGCGGCTTCATGGCCTTCGCCGCCGTGATCTTCGGTGCAGCCCATCCCATTGGCGCTACGCTTGCCGCACTCTTCTTCGCGGTGGTCGGCGCGCTCGGTATCCGCGCCCAGCTCACTTTCGGCGGCAAGGTGCCGCACGATCTCCTGCAATCTCTTCCCTACCTCGCGACGATCTTCGGCGTCTGGCTGAGCGGCAAGCTGCGCGGCGGCGCCAAGGCTGCGGCGGGCTTTGCCGAACTGCGCGATCAATGA
- a CDS encoding NIPSNAP family protein, producing MILEHRTYTFKPGTVDLWMRKYEAEGLPVQKKHLNKFVGLYVSELGHLHTTVLMWAYDSLADREQRRAAMYADPDWKKFISEVWALNAIEKQDVMIMNPAPCSPGV from the coding sequence ATGATACTCGAACACAGGACCTACACGTTCAAGCCCGGCACGGTGGACCTCTGGATGCGGAAATACGAGGCCGAGGGCCTGCCCGTACAGAAGAAGCACCTGAACAAGTTCGTTGGCCTCTATGTCTCCGAACTCGGCCACCTGCATACCACCGTCCTGATGTGGGCCTATGACAGCCTGGCCGATCGCGAGCAGCGGCGGGCCGCCATGTATGCCGATCCGGACTGGAAGAAGTTCATCTCGGAGGTCTGGGCGCTCAACGCCATCGAGAAACAGGATGTGATGATCATGAATCCGGCGCCGTGCTCGCCCGGCGTCTGA
- a CDS encoding ABC transporter permease, with the protein MTARLLSIVRSLVFVALALALCAVVFQIAGYDSYLMLTSVADGAFLRPGAWSQSLRWALPLFITAVGVGISFRAGFFNIGAQGQFYVGAIFAAFAAEWLKGAPAAIVIPVCFIAGMTGGALWALWPGLLKLRSGTDEVITTLMGNFLASLLLIYVTSGPLKDPSGSGQQASSRPLDAAYRISNSLGLSPTIIGIAIVVGVVMWLLVNRTAFGVLASLAGRNGTMVQWQGAKLWQLGLSSFIISGALAGLAGTIELMGPNGRIASGFLPTHGFTAILIALVANLSVVGTAVVAIFFGGLASAALYLPIMAGLPAAAIDIINAAIALFITARSKFVDRILGIGGRSP; encoded by the coding sequence ATGACCGCGCGGCTGCTATCCATCGTCCGAAGCCTGGTATTTGTCGCTCTGGCGCTCGCCCTCTGCGCCGTGGTGTTCCAGATCGCGGGCTACGATTCCTACCTGATGCTGACCTCGGTCGCCGACGGTGCCTTCCTGCGACCGGGTGCCTGGTCGCAAAGTCTGCGCTGGGCGCTGCCGCTCTTCATCACCGCCGTCGGCGTCGGCATTTCCTTCCGCGCCGGCTTCTTCAACATCGGCGCCCAGGGCCAGTTCTATGTCGGAGCGATCTTCGCCGCCTTCGCCGCGGAATGGCTGAAGGGCGCGCCTGCAGCCATCGTCATCCCGGTCTGCTTCATCGCGGGCATGACCGGCGGCGCACTTTGGGCGCTATGGCCCGGCCTGCTCAAGTTGCGTTCCGGCACCGATGAGGTGATCACTACGCTGATGGGCAATTTCCTCGCCTCGCTGCTGCTGATCTATGTCACATCGGGCCCGCTCAAGGACCCGTCGGGCTCGGGGCAGCAGGCCTCCAGCCGACCGCTCGACGCTGCATACCGCATTTCGAATTCGCTCGGCCTGTCGCCCACGATCATCGGCATCGCCATAGTGGTCGGCGTCGTCATGTGGCTGCTCGTCAACCGCACTGCCTTCGGCGTCCTTGCGAGCCTCGCCGGACGCAACGGCACCATGGTGCAATGGCAGGGCGCCAAGCTCTGGCAACTCGGGCTTTCGAGCTTCATCATCTCAGGCGCGCTGGCGGGTCTGGCCGGAACGATCGAACTGATGGGTCCCAATGGCCGCATCGCCAGCGGCTTTCTGCCAACCCATGGCTTCACAGCGATTCTGATCGCGCTGGTGGCCAACCTCTCCGTGGTCGGCACCGCCGTCGTGGCGATCTTCTTCGGCGGGCTTGCTTCAGCCGCCCTCTACCTGCCGATCATGGCCGGCCTGCCGGCGGCGGCAATCGATATCATCAACGCCGCGATTGCGCTCTTCATCACCGCGCGTTCGAAATTCGTCGACCGGATACTCGGCATCGGAGGGCGTTCGCCATGA
- a CDS encoding ABC transporter ATP-binding protein — MPETSPSALTCRDVTVTYGSVVALSDVSVSFAPGLIHAVVGQNGAGKTTFARVASGLVRPAQGAVDINGREIRTGHVNDSRAAGVELVHQSFALPPSFTVAEAMEFGSNGPGALYSRRSLLKRWAPHLKSLDVQVDLSRRIRDLPVETQQGIEIARALVTDAKVLILDEPTAVLSPAGIEMLFARVRKLKERGVTVILILHKIREVLAIADTVTVLRGGKLIDGPVACATIDAERLAALIVGEAARNLDADDRLALVGARSDAGALGHDPATPKGNPVLELAGVSTRPDSEGAALDDIDLIIRPGEILGIAGVEGNGQKTLVRAIASLADLGAGRISLAGHDVGGASLSARRGLGLRIIPFERNTEGLSLTSSLWENWSARTLLQGPLLKLIRPGAIRALCDGALKSWSVHYHSSDQKAGSLSGGNAQKVILAREVDSDAKVIIAAQPTRGLDIGATAFVWQSLRAARDRGCAILLISSDLDELFDISDRVVVMLSGRIAGEFAAPYDIQSVGAAMTGVRQ; from the coding sequence ATGCCGGAAACCAGCCCATCCGCATTGACCTGCCGCGACGTGACGGTGACCTATGGCAGCGTCGTGGCGCTGTCCGATGTCTCCGTGTCTTTCGCGCCGGGGCTGATCCACGCCGTGGTCGGCCAGAATGGCGCGGGCAAGACCACGTTTGCACGGGTCGCCTCCGGCCTCGTTCGCCCGGCGCAAGGCGCGGTCGATATCAACGGCCGCGAGATCCGTACGGGCCATGTCAACGACAGCCGCGCGGCGGGCGTCGAGCTCGTCCACCAGAGTTTCGCGCTGCCGCCATCCTTCACTGTCGCCGAGGCGATGGAGTTCGGGTCGAATGGTCCCGGCGCACTTTATTCCCGCCGCTCGCTGCTCAAGCGCTGGGCACCGCATCTCAAGAGCCTGGACGTCCAGGTTGATCTCTCGCGCCGTATCCGCGACTTGCCCGTCGAAACCCAGCAGGGTATCGAGATCGCCCGGGCGCTGGTCACCGATGCAAAAGTGCTGATCCTCGACGAGCCGACTGCGGTGCTCTCGCCTGCCGGCATCGAGATGCTGTTCGCCCGTGTCCGCAAGCTCAAGGAGCGCGGCGTCACGGTCATCCTCATTCTCCACAAGATCCGCGAAGTGCTGGCAATCGCCGATACCGTGACGGTGCTCCGTGGCGGCAAACTCATCGACGGGCCGGTGGCCTGCGCGACAATCGATGCCGAGCGGCTCGCGGCATTGATCGTCGGTGAGGCGGCACGAAACCTCGATGCCGATGACAGGCTGGCGCTGGTCGGCGCGCGATCCGACGCTGGCGCGCTCGGCCATGATCCCGCCACACCAAAGGGCAACCCCGTCCTCGAACTCGCCGGCGTATCGACTCGGCCGGACAGCGAAGGCGCGGCTCTCGACGATATAGATCTCATCATCCGGCCCGGCGAAATTCTCGGCATCGCCGGCGTCGAAGGCAACGGCCAGAAGACCCTCGTCCGCGCCATCGCCAGTCTCGCCGATCTTGGCGCCGGCCGCATCAGCCTAGCGGGACATGATGTCGGCGGCGCATCTCTGTCGGCCCGGCGCGGGCTGGGTCTTCGGATCATCCCCTTCGAGCGCAACACCGAGGGCCTGAGCCTGACAAGCTCGCTCTGGGAAAACTGGAGCGCCCGCACGCTCCTCCAAGGGCCACTCCTGAAGCTCATCCGTCCCGGCGCCATTCGGGCGCTCTGTGACGGGGCGCTCAAATCCTGGAGCGTGCATTACCATTCCTCCGACCAGAAGGCTGGCTCGCTCTCCGGCGGCAATGCGCAGAAGGTCATCCTCGCACGCGAGGTCGATTCCGACGCCAAGGTGATCATCGCCGCCCAGCCGACCCGCGGTCTCGATATCGGCGCCACCGCCTTCGTCTGGCAATCGCTGCGCGCCGCCCGTGATCGCGGCTGCGCAATCCTGCTGATATCCTCCGATCTCGACGAGCTTTTCGATATCAGCGATCGCGTCGTCGTCATGCTGTCTGGCCGGATCGCCGGAGAATTCGCCGCACCCTATGACATCCAGTCGGTGGGCGCCGCCATGACGGGGGTCCGCCAATGA
- a CDS encoding nucleoside hydrolase codes for MTTRKLIILTDPGQDQAAAILMILGQRQAFDVLGLVATAGNINLDHTITNCLKLMELAGRPDIPVFAGCPQPIIRPLVMAEHVHGPTGLDGPDLPVPEIKAQDRHGVDFIIDTVRAHPGEVTICALSPLTNLAVALRKAPDITDKIVEIVAMLGAYFEVGNITPSAEFNCYVDPEAADIVLKAGIKTTLLPLDVTHQMRSTPERLQAMRALGNRCGIATAEMLEFSEAFDLRKYGWDGAPLHGPCVPAFMLAPEIFSGRQINVSVELNGTLTTGMTVADWWQITDRPRNVFYVRDGDPVAYYDLLANSLKALP; via the coding sequence ATGACGACGCGCAAGCTGATCATACTGACTGACCCTGGTCAGGATCAGGCGGCGGCGATCCTGATGATCCTCGGCCAGCGCCAGGCCTTCGATGTGCTCGGCCTTGTCGCCACGGCAGGCAACATCAATCTCGACCATACGATCACCAATTGCCTGAAGCTGATGGAACTGGCCGGCCGGCCGGATATTCCCGTCTTCGCGGGATGCCCGCAGCCGATTATCCGGCCGCTCGTGATGGCCGAGCATGTGCACGGCCCGACCGGCCTTGACGGTCCAGACCTGCCGGTGCCTGAGATCAAAGCGCAGGACAGGCACGGCGTGGATTTCATTATCGACACGGTCCGCGCCCATCCCGGCGAGGTCACGATCTGCGCGCTATCGCCATTGACCAACCTCGCCGTCGCTCTGCGCAAAGCACCCGATATAACTGACAAGATCGTCGAGATCGTCGCCATGCTGGGCGCCTATTTCGAGGTCGGCAACATCACGCCATCAGCCGAATTCAACTGCTATGTCGATCCCGAAGCCGCCGACATCGTGCTCAAGGCAGGCATCAAGACAACGCTGCTGCCGCTCGATGTCACCCACCAGATGCGCTCGACGCCGGAACGGCTTCAGGCGATGCGGGCGCTCGGCAATCGCTGCGGTATCGCCACGGCGGAGATGCTTGAATTCTCGGAAGCCTTCGACCTCAGGAAATACGGTTGGGACGGCGCGCCGCTGCATGGACCCTGCGTGCCCGCTTTCATGCTGGCGCCCGAAATCTTCTCGGGCCGGCAGATCAACGTCTCCGTCGAACTCAACGGCACGCTGACAACCGGCATGACCGTGGCTGACTGGTGGCAGATCACCGACCGGCCGCGCAATGTCTTTTACGTGCGCGACGGCGACCCGGTCGCCTATTACGACCTGCTGGCGAACTCCTTGAAGGCATTGCCATGA
- a CDS encoding alcohol dehydrogenase family protein, whose product MHSVPKTMAAVQLVGHGGLDKLVYSRAVPVPQPAAGEVLIKVTACGMNNTDVWVRQGAYGTEDDPAAVSTWRRQGNTLAFPRIQGTDTVGHVVAVGEGVDASRIGERVMVDFSIYNRDDDSLADIDYMGHGRDGGYAEYMVLPAENAHVVNTDLSDIELATFCCAYLTGEQMLERARLAAGERVLVTGASGGVGSAIIQLARARGAIPFAISGKGKEQAVLDIGAEAVITRGEGDLVEAVRRVTDGAEIDVVADLVAGSMFNDLLKILRPEGRYTTAGAIGGPVVQLDLRTMYLKQLELHGSSQGTRGDFRRLVRYIEEKKIRPLVGGVYPLSDFHRAQTDFMAKNFIGKLVVVPD is encoded by the coding sequence ATGCATTCTGTTCCGAAGACCATGGCCGCCGTGCAACTCGTTGGCCATGGCGGCCTCGACAAGCTGGTCTACAGCCGCGCGGTGCCCGTACCCCAACCGGCCGCCGGCGAGGTTCTGATCAAGGTTACGGCCTGCGGCATGAACAATACCGATGTCTGGGTGCGCCAGGGCGCTTATGGCACGGAGGATGATCCCGCTGCCGTATCGACTTGGCGGCGGCAGGGCAATACGCTGGCCTTCCCGCGCATCCAGGGCACCGATACGGTCGGCCATGTAGTCGCCGTTGGCGAAGGCGTGGATGCAAGCCGGATCGGCGAACGCGTGATGGTGGATTTCTCCATCTACAATCGCGACGACGATAGCCTTGCCGACATCGATTACATGGGCCATGGCCGCGACGGTGGATATGCCGAATACATGGTCCTGCCCGCCGAGAACGCTCATGTCGTGAATACCGATCTCAGCGATATCGAACTCGCCACCTTCTGCTGCGCCTACCTGACCGGCGAGCAAATGCTCGAACGCGCCCGGCTCGCGGCTGGCGAACGCGTGCTGGTGACAGGCGCATCCGGCGGCGTCGGCTCGGCGATCATACAGCTTGCCCGCGCACGCGGCGCCATCCCCTTTGCCATATCAGGCAAGGGCAAGGAACAGGCGGTTCTGGACATCGGCGCCGAGGCTGTGATCACCCGCGGCGAAGGCGATCTGGTCGAGGCCGTCCGGCGGGTGACTGACGGTGCCGAGATCGATGTCGTGGCCGATCTTGTCGCTGGATCGATGTTCAACGATCTCCTGAAGATCCTGCGGCCCGAGGGGCGCTATACGACCGCCGGTGCGATCGGCGGGCCCGTCGTGCAGCTCGATCTCCGCACCATGTATCTCAAGCAGTTGGAACTTCACGGCTCCAGCCAGGGGACGCGCGGCGATTTCCGCCGGCTGGTGCGCTATATCGAGGAAAAGAAGATCCGTCCGCTCGTCGGCGGGGTTTATCCCCTGTCGGATTTCCACCGCGCCCAGACGGATTTCATGGCCAAGAATTTCATTGGCAAGCTGGTGGTCGTTCCGGATTGA
- a CDS encoding amidohydrolase produces MSQILIKGATILAMGAEHGTATFQGDILIEGRTIKAIGIGLSADPAAEIIDARGKLVMPGLVNSHTHSSETFFRGRYQGMPLEIWLLYAYPLLMNGAIGKRLLYLRSLLLAMESLRNGVTTFCDDFFDPPAHDLDRLGLVFQAYEDAGIRANISSAVMNIHTLDALPYAREVMPQELQDKLDFGPPMTADAYINYCKSVFDSLHGRAGRLNFMIAPSAPQRCTRDLLLACHDLARDRRVPFHTHVLETKVQAVTGHELYGKSLIAYMHEIGVLSRNTTIAHSVWVSDDDMAKMGEAGVSIAHNAVSNQKLGAGIAPIRRLLDAGVTVGLGTDGVCSNDTSRIFDVMRVAGLIHSVSGPDYGQWVRADEILRMATMGGARTAMLENVTGSLEVGKAADLLILDLDSYSFMPCNDIDKHLVFSENGSSIELVMVDGRIVMKDGRLTTVDEVAIFAEIRELVPAHLVEHAELEKRNAIFEPVMAEIHRRASLQDIGLNRYQGDMIAGSGTNRHWP; encoded by the coding sequence ATGAGCCAGATATTGATCAAAGGCGCCACGATCCTGGCGATGGGCGCCGAACACGGCACCGCGACCTTCCAGGGCGACATCCTGATCGAAGGCCGGACGATCAAGGCCATCGGCATCGGCCTGTCCGCCGATCCCGCCGCCGAAATCATCGACGCGCGGGGCAAGCTGGTGATGCCGGGGCTGGTCAACTCCCACACCCATTCGAGCGAGACCTTCTTTCGCGGCCGCTACCAGGGCATGCCGCTGGAAATCTGGCTGCTCTATGCCTATCCGCTGCTGATGAACGGCGCGATCGGCAAGCGGCTGCTCTATCTCCGCAGCCTGCTGCTGGCGATGGAATCGCTGCGCAACGGCGTCACCACATTCTGCGACGATTTCTTCGATCCGCCGGCGCATGATCTCGATCGGCTCGGGCTGGTCTTCCAGGCCTATGAGGATGCCGGCATCCGCGCCAACATATCGAGCGCGGTGATGAACATCCACACGCTCGATGCACTGCCCTATGCCCGCGAGGTCATGCCCCAAGAGCTGCAGGACAAGCTCGATTTCGGCCCGCCGATGACGGCCGACGCCTATATCAATTACTGCAAGTCCGTCTTCGATTCGCTACACGGACGGGCCGGGCGGCTCAATTTCATGATCGCGCCTTCGGCGCCGCAGCGTTGCACGCGCGACCTGCTGCTCGCCTGCCACGATCTGGCGCGCGACCGGCGGGTGCCGTTCCACACCCATGTGCTGGAAACCAAGGTGCAGGCTGTCACCGGCCACGAACTCTACGGCAAGAGCCTGATCGCCTATATGCACGAGATCGGCGTTCTCAGCCGTAACACCACCATTGCGCATTCCGTATGGGTCAGTGATGACGACATGGCGAAGATGGGCGAGGCGGGCGTCTCGATCGCGCATAACGCCGTCTCCAACCAGAAGCTCGGCGCCGGCATTGCACCGATCCGCCGGCTGCTCGATGCCGGTGTAACCGTCGGGCTTGGCACCGATGGCGTCTGCTCCAACGACACGTCGCGTATTTTTGATGTCATGCGGGTCGCGGGCCTGATCCACAGCGTCTCCGGCCCGGACTATGGCCAATGGGTTCGCGCCGATGAAATCCTGCGGATGGCGACGATGGGTGGCGCGCGCACGGCGATGCTGGAAAACGTGACCGGCTCGCTGGAGGTGGGCAAGGCGGCCGATCTCCTGATCCTCGATCTCGACAGCTACAGTTTCATGCCTTGCAACGACATCGACAAACATCTGGTCTTTTCGGAGAACGGTTCCTCGATCGAACTGGTGATGGTCGATGGCCGGATCGTGATGAAGGACGGCCGGTTGACGACAGTCGATGAGGTGGCGATCTTTGCCGAAATCCGTGAACTGGTGCCGGCCCATCTCGTTGAGCACGCCGAACTCGAAAAGCGCAACGCGATATTCGAGCCCGTCATGGCGGAAATCCACCGCCGCGCCTCGCTCCAGGATATCGGCCTCAATCGCTATCAGGGCGACATGATTGCCGGCTCAGGCACGAACCGCCACTGGCCCTGA
- a CDS encoding BMP family ABC transporter substrate-binding protein, translated as MTQDKTASFNRRDFLQISAGAAALGLTASLMPAIARAAGGLVALVHTQAAGDNGPVDSMIAKLKQLSEEKGFEYRAVYAQDPATYETVFRTLGDAGAAVIVSTFNEVAEPFKALASSYPDTKWIQLFGDPFEPAIPNVVTVSYDYYLGCYLSGMFAAKVSKSGKIGYIGGISIPPLNADFNALKAGALSVNPNATVTAAFAGSFQDPAKGQEIATQMYNDGIDYIQTDSAATDGGIIAAANEKEGRMVSGISPAQYALGPKSVIALVALDFGQSLYNEVSKALGSEWKGGTHEPTGLGTGVIDFVASPVFAEQGPADLTGKTKDVWADIETAKKGILDGSIKVPFNTAL; from the coding sequence ATGACACAAGACAAGACAGCATCATTCAATCGCCGCGACTTCCTGCAGATCAGCGCCGGCGCCGCAGCACTCGGCCTCACCGCCAGCTTGATGCCCGCCATTGCGCGTGCCGCGGGCGGGCTCGTGGCACTCGTCCACACCCAGGCCGCCGGCGACAATGGCCCGGTCGATTCCATGATCGCCAAGCTCAAGCAGCTTTCGGAGGAAAAGGGCTTCGAATACCGCGCCGTCTACGCGCAGGATCCGGCCACCTACGAGACCGTGTTCCGTACTCTCGGCGATGCCGGTGCGGCAGTCATCGTCTCGACCTTCAACGAGGTCGCCGAGCCGTTCAAGGCACTCGCATCCTCCTATCCCGATACCAAGTGGATCCAGCTCTTCGGAGACCCCTTCGAGCCGGCCATCCCGAATGTGGTTACGGTTTCCTATGACTATTATCTCGGCTGCTACCTCTCCGGCATGTTCGCGGCCAAGGTCTCGAAATCCGGCAAGATCGGCTATATCGGCGGCATCTCCATCCCGCCGCTCAATGCGGATTTCAACGCGCTGAAGGCCGGCGCGCTGTCGGTCAACCCGAACGCCACCGTGACGGCCGCCTTCGCGGGCTCCTTCCAGGACCCGGCCAAGGGCCAGGAAATCGCCACCCAGATGTACAATGATGGCATCGACTACATCCAGACCGACTCGGCCGCGACCGATGGTGGCATCATTGCCGCCGCCAACGAGAAGGAAGGCCGGATGGTCAGCGGCATCTCGCCGGCGCAATATGCGCTCGGCCCGAAATCCGTCATCGCGCTGGTGGCGCTGGACTTCGGCCAGTCGCTCTATAACGAAGTCTCCAAGGCGCTCGGATCAGAGTGGAAGGGCGGCACGCATGAGCCGACCGGACTTGGCACTGGCGTCATCGATTTCGTGGCGTCGCCAGTCTTCGCCGAACAGGGTCCGGCCGACCTGACCGGCAAGACCAAGGACGTGTGGGCCGATATCGAAACGGCGAAGAAGGGCATCCTTGACGGTTCGATCAAGGTTCCCTTCAATACCGCGCTGTAA
- a CDS encoding aspartate aminotransferase family protein codes for MLDRNNELNAWDRDHFFHPSTHMGMHARGETPTRVMAGGEGVYITDVNGKQSLDAFAGLYCVNVGYGRQKIADAIAEQAKNLAYYHAYVGHGTEVSITLSKMIIDRAPQGMSRVYFGLSGSDANETNIKLIWYYNNVLGRPEKKKIISRWRGYHGSGVMTGSLTGLHLFHNAFDLPRAPILHTEAPYYFRRPDLSMSEEQFADYCAQKLEEMILEEGPDTVAAFIGEPILGTGGIVPPPKTYWQKIGAVLEKYDILLVADEVVTGFGRLGTMFGSDHYGMKPDLITIAKGLTSAYAPLSGTIVSDKMWQVLVQGSDELGAIGHGWTYSSHPICAAAGVANLELIDELGLVENAGSTGAYFRQQLTDALGGHSHVGEVRGDGLMAAVEFVEDKTDRKFFDASRKIGPQVSAALLERGVIGRAMPQGDILGFAPPLCLTRDEADIVVKAATEAVESVLGSR; via the coding sequence ATGCTCGACCGCAACAACGAACTCAACGCCTGGGACCGGGACCACTTCTTCCATCCCTCGACGCATATGGGCATGCATGCGCGGGGCGAGACCCCAACCCGGGTGATGGCGGGTGGTGAGGGCGTTTACATCACCGACGTCAATGGCAAGCAGAGCCTGGATGCCTTTGCCGGCCTCTATTGCGTCAATGTCGGCTATGGAAGGCAGAAGATCGCCGATGCGATTGCCGAGCAGGCGAAGAACCTCGCCTATTATCATGCCTATGTCGGGCACGGCACGGAAGTCTCGATCACGCTCTCCAAGATGATCATCGATCGTGCGCCGCAGGGCATGAGCCGCGTCTATTTCGGTCTCTCCGGTTCGGACGCCAACGAGACCAACATCAAGCTGATCTGGTACTACAACAACGTGCTCGGCCGGCCTGAGAAGAAGAAGATCATCTCGCGCTGGCGCGGCTATCACGGCTCGGGCGTGATGACCGGCTCGCTGACCGGCCTGCACCTGTTCCACAATGCCTTCGACCTGCCGCGTGCGCCGATCCTGCATACCGAAGCGCCTTACTATTTCCGCCGTCCGGACCTTTCGATGAGCGAGGAGCAGTTCGCCGATTATTGCGCCCAGAAGCTCGAAGAGATGATTCTCGAAGAGGGTCCGGATACGGTCGCGGCCTTCATCGGCGAGCCGATCCTCGGCACCGGCGGCATCGTGCCGCCGCCGAAGACTTATTGGCAGAAGATCGGCGCGGTGCTTGAGAAGTACGATATCCTGCTCGTCGCCGACGAGGTCGTCACCGGTTTCGGCCGTCTCGGCACGATGTTCGGCTCGGATCATTACGGCATGAAGCCCGACCTGATCACAATCGCCAAGGGCCTGACCTCGGCCTATGCGCCGCTTTCGGGCACGATCGTATCCGACAAGATGTGGCAGGTTCTGGTGCAGGGTTCCGATGAACTCGGCGCGATCGGCCACGGCTGGACCTATTCCTCGCATCCGATCTGCGCGGCCGCCGGCGTTGCCAATCTCGAACTGATCGATGAATTGGGCCTGGTGGAGAATGCCGGCTCGACCGGCGCCTATTTCCGCCAGCAGCTGACCGATGCGCTTGGCGGCCACAGCCATGTTGGCGAAGTGCGCGGCGATGGCCTGATGGCCGCAGTCGAATTCGTCGAGGACAAGACCGACCGGAAATTCTTCGATGCGTCGAGGAAGATCGGCCCGCAGGTGTCGGCAGCGCTGCTCGAACGCGGCGTGATCGGTCGCGCCATGCCGCAGGGCGATATCCTCGGCTTCGCACCGCCGCTCTGCCTCACACGTGACGAGGCCGATATCGTGGTTAAGGCCGCGACCGAGGCTGTCGAAAGCGTACTCGGTTCGCGCTGA
- a CDS encoding VOC family protein yields MKFAQKHPIRDVCILVTDIEASIRFYTEKLGFMLKHRAPGFADFTGAGITLALWERDHIAMHADVRVTPGSASAVLIAILIDSPATLDSIYEELSGDGVTFVRPPDNYPWNARCLYFHGPDGETWELYAWLEGGAPGKLAEAAA; encoded by the coding sequence ATGAAATTTGCCCAGAAACACCCGATCCGCGACGTCTGCATCCTGGTGACCGATATCGAAGCCTCGATCCGGTTCTACACCGAAAAGCTCGGTTTCATGCTCAAGCATCGCGCGCCGGGCTTTGCCGATTTCACCGGCGCCGGCATCACGCTGGCGCTCTGGGAGCGCGACCATATCGCGATGCATGCAGACGTCCGGGTGACACCCGGCTCGGCCTCGGCCGTGCTGATCGCGATCCTGATCGACAGTCCCGCCACGCTGGATTCCATCTATGAAGAACTCTCGGGCGATGGCGTCACATTCGTCAGGCCGCCGGACAACTACCCCTGGAACGCCCGCTGCCTCTATTTCCACGGCCCGGATGGTGAAACCTGGGAACTCTATGCCTGGCTCGAAGGCGGTGCGCCCGGCAAGCTCGCCGAGGCGGCGGCATGA